The sequence below is a genomic window from Phoenix dactylifera cultivar Barhee BC4 chromosome 8, palm_55x_up_171113_PBpolish2nd_filt_p, whole genome shotgun sequence.
GCCTGATCCATCTGATAGTTTCTTTTTCGGCCGGGCTGGGCTAAAAATGAGCCCTATAACTTTTTATCAAATTTTCAGTCTGAGGGCTCAACCGTTCCCATTGACAGCCATACATCCCTTGAATTTGTCATAACTGTTTACGTTTGGTTCACATATGTGAATGTGAGTGCTGCCACAATACCTACTTAGGATAAGaatccacaaaaaaaaacactatCTACAGGTAGCTGTCATGAACAATTTCAAATCCGAGAGAACATGACCAGAAGCAATGAGGCTGAGGCAGAGGAAGCACCGAAATGTTGCGGAATTGGTTTTGGGCAATCAGACTACTGTCCTCGAAGGTTTAATGTTAAATCCGCTCAATTGCTTCGTTTCCTTTGTTTGTCAATGAAGACAcggatttctttttatttcatttagTAGATGGAAGCCATTGGTTTCTTCTCTTTGTTTAAGAAATGCAAACTAGAATGTCATGTTCTAGAAAGAACAGCGGACGAGACGGAGCAAAATATCGAACAAACAACTAGAACGAAGAACTTTGCTGTTGTAACCGCAATTAGCACCAGAGACTCGGAAATCCCATTCTACATTTCCATATCAGAAAGGATCGAAAATACCGAGTGGAGTGAGAAATCGGCGAAAAAAGGGATAAGGAGTCGGCAAGTCACAGTCCCTCGTCGTCGAGATCCACAAACGCTGAGATCGCTGGAGCGACGCTAGGTGCCATCTCCGAGCACCCGGCGGAGGCACCCGAAGCGCCGCAGGCCCCCCTCCTGCCGAAGGCTGCCCTCGTCGGCGCCGCTGCCTCAAAGATCCCTTCCTCCGGCGGCGCTGCAGCCGACCGCGCCGCCGCCATATCCGCCTGGTACAGGTGCGGGAACGGCAAGAAGATGCCGTGGACCACAATCTTGGAGTTGTAAACCGCGTCGGGGGCCTTGATCGGCACGTAGTTGATTCTGAGGCCCGATCCGGAGGGACCGACGGCGGCAGCGCCCGCGGAGCCGGAGTTGGTGACCACCAGGTGCTGGCCGTGGACCAGCGTCGGGAGGGCAGTTCCCGCCGGGAGCCTTAGCAGGTCGGCGTGCATCAGGAGGCGATTGGGGACGACGTGGAACCGGACGTTGGTTACGTAGGCGTGGCCGCCGGCGAAGATGGCGGAGTCGTCGAGGGCGAAGACCGTCATGTTCTGGAGGCCGGCGAGTTCCGCGTACTTGATACGCATCGCAAGGGCGAGGATGCTGTAACCCCTGATGCGGAGGCGGACCATGGCGTCCCGCAGCATGAGCTGCACGATCGCTGATCTGTGGATATTGCCGGCGATCTCCGGCGGAGAGTAAGAGTTGGGGTAGGGGATGTGGTCCTGGAGGCAAGAAAGCGGGGAGAGGGGGCTGACGAAGCCCTGGAGGCCGTGGATCACGATCCGGCCGTCATTGAAGAGGTCCGGCCGGGTGACCTCGACGCCGTCGACGAAGATCTTGACGGCGGCGGGGGAGGAGGAGTTGGATCCTGGGCGAGGGGATGTGGAGGTGACGGTGAGGCAGCGGCCCGGGCTGGCGGTCTCGAGTTTGGTGCCGAAGGCGATCTTGGAGAGGTGGATCTTGGAGAAGAGGCCGGGGACGAGGTGCTCGCGGAGGAGGGCAGCGGGGGAGCAGGCGGCGCAGGAGCGAATGGAGTCGTCCGAGGGAGCAAAGACGGtgaagggggaggaggaggcggcggcagAGGCGGAGGAGACGAGGGCGGGGACTGCCATTGCGAGCTCCTGGAAGCCGAGGTTGGCAAGGATCGAGCCGAGGAGGGTCGCCTGGTGCGGTTCTTGGGGCGGCGGAGAACCGGATCCGGCGGCGGAGGCTGAAGGGGGCGATGGCTGGAAGGCGGCGGAGGAGAgtaggaggagggagagggagacgaGAGAGAGtagggaggagagaggggaaggggaAGCCATGAACGCTTCTAGAAGAAGTGGGGAGTGAGTGCAGTGGAGGGAGCTGGGAGCGGGGAGGGGTATTTATAGAGCCAAGGTGGAGTGGGAGCTGGGCGGTTAGGCCGTTTTGTCCGTACCGtccttttcaaaattttatctgACTAAAATTTCCTTTAGCATTCCATGAATTACCTAAATTGCTAGGGGTTTGGCATCACACTTGGGGCGCAAGGATTAAAATGAACCGGGTAAGGGTCAGGCAAGTGCGACCcagcccgacccgacccgacccgataaaTTTGAGATTAGCTATGTGTCAACATGTTGTACAAGAACAAAAGATAAATTTATAAGTATAATGTtctaataagttttttttttagcgAATGTAATTAGTTTTATACAAAGACAAATACAATTCGGCTAGAACAATCTAACTCTTATGGGCGGCTGAGTTATCCAACTTCATTATGAATAATCTCCTATGAAACTTGCATATTTGGATGGGTTAGATTTTTGAACATAAAACTTTTCAATCCCTTCCCTTCTACTAGGATTGGCAGACTATGTTCCAAAATACTAAATGGTGCATATATGTAATGAAGTAGTGGTTGATCATTCATCGGGCTCTATTACAAAATTGGATCagaaatattgaagaaaaaagGTCATTTGTTTGGTGACATGAGGTTGAGGCAGCAACTCTCTTTTTATTCCTCGATCTAGATTGGATATGACTCTAGCTTCTAGATTTCATATAGTTCAAATTTGCTATAATATCTAAAAACTTTCTCACTTTAGTTCTTAAGGTCCAAACATCATGCAAAGCAAGCTTCCATGCATAGCTCACCTACTTCAAATGTGATGTCAACAAACGAAGCTAATAAACTTGATTTGCTCGCAGCTCTTATGCCTTACGCATTCTCAATGGACTGATCATATTTGTACCCATCGAAACATGGTTAGGTTTGACAATTTAGGCTCACCACAAATCTTAGTGTACAAAGAGCCTTCAAACATAACTTAGGCTTAGCCCTTGCTTTCGCTATTCTATATTTGACCATTGTAGGCATGGTTAAACTTATGGACATTTATACTTGGACTTATGCCCAACATGTTCTCAATAGACTGATCGGAGTTGTAACCATCGAAACATAGTTAGGTTTTTGTATGTTCAAGAGTACGTAACTCCTATGTGATTAGTCTAGGCCTCGACAATGATGGTAAACTAATATTAATTCTTGATTCCATGTTGTTTTGAAAGCCTTAGGCCAATTTCAAGCCAGTCGAGTTGTAGGTTTGAATAATTTAAGATTTGAATTTGCTAGCTCAAGCCTATCTGAAGCCTAAGTTAATTTGATTTTGGCTTGTTATgcccaaattatttttttacatatatatcttTGCATATATGATCTATGCATATTTACCCTATTAATCACTATTTACATTTACACCCTCCATATCATTCTTTTTTGCATGGATGCCTCCTATGTTAGTTTTTAGGCTGGAGGTGTTAATGAATAATTGTTCTAAGTATCATTTAACACTAGTACCCTTTCATGTTAATATatctgaaaaaattaaaagttagTTTGTTTTGAAAAGtgccatatttttttaatcaaatttcaatgatattaatgaaaaaataataaaatgatttTTTAATTACAATGGTTATTTATTAATACTGCAACCGGAAACTAACATGGGGTTATCCACACAAAAACGTAGTGATTGGAGAGGTATATGACAATAGTGATATTCGGAGCGTAAATATGCAATAAGCTATATTTAcaatggtatatatatatgaccATTAATTTAGTATGTTCCTTTAGACATGAACTACTTTGGTAAGCCTAGCTTTACCATTCCATGGGGATCGAGGCTATTAGATAAAGCCTAACGCCATCTAATTCCATAGAGTAGGTTTTTCTCAAAGGAAAAATAAGTTAAAAAGTTAATTCATCAATTAAATTATAAACGTCAATTTCAATTTGTAGGAGCAAAAATTGATCATCTTATCGACTCAGCCTTCTCCAAGATCCCTAATCTTGGCGAGGATTTAACTTGAGGTGTCTAGATGCATCGTAGTGCTGTCAAGGCTGACCTTCTTATTCTGTAACACGGTAAAAGAGTTTTAAGTACTTTGAACCATTTTGTAATCCAAAGGGCCGAAACCTACCTATTTTCAGaggtttttttgttcttttttatgTTGATGAGATTAAATAAACGTTCAAATTCACCTTCAAAATATAAGACTAGATTTAGACTCAACCTACCAAGTATTAATTTCCTCTAGCTATTAAGCCCTTCAAAGCCTATCAATATTGTTTTTTGGGTCCATGTGAGCTTTTttgaactctttaatttgaGCCCATTTAGTTGTAAGCAGTTTAGGCCCATTCAGTTTTAGTTTTGGTTCAGTTCGATATGAACTGATAGGAACCTGTTTCAATGGAGTTAGGCCTTGGCTTAAGCCAACCAGCAAGTGCCTGATCCTAGGCACAACAGAGCACAGAATTAAACTCGCCTTATCTCCTATAGTTTCTACTTAACCTTCGAGAAGTGATT
It includes:
- the LOC103708661 gene encoding fasciclin-like arabinogalactan protein 21 — its product is MASPSPLSSLLSLVSLSLLLLSSAAFQPSPPSASAAGSGSPPPQEPHQATLLGSILANLGFQELAMAVPALVSSASAAASSSPFTVFAPSDDSIRSCAACSPAALLREHLVPGLFSKIHLSKIAFGTKLETASPGRCLTVTSTSPRPGSNSSSPAAVKIFVDGVEVTRPDLFNDGRIVIHGLQGFVSPLSPLSCLQDHIPYPNSYSPPEIAGNIHRSAIVQLMLRDAMVRLRIRGYSILALAMRIKYAELAGLQNMTVFALDDSAIFAGGHAYVTNVRFHVVPNRLLMHADLLRLPAGTALPTLVHGQHLVVTNSGSAGAAAVGPSGSGLRINYVPIKAPDAVYNSKIVVHGIFLPFPHLYQADMAAARSAAAPPEEGIFEAAAPTRAAFGRRGACGASGASAGCSEMAPSVAPAISAFVDLDDEGL